The following is a genomic window from Amycolatopsis australiensis.
AAGGTCAGCTCGGACGGCTGCGCGCGCAGGCCGTCGGCGATCGTGCGGGCGCGGTCGGCCTGCGGCCAGTCCACCTGGCGGCCCAGCCGCAGCCCCTCGGCCGTGTCCGCCGCCAGCGCCGGCTCGACGCCGATCACCCGGGCCCGCGGGGCGCGGGCCTTGATCGCGGTGCCGACGCCCGCGGCCAGCCCGCCGCCGCTCACCGGCACCAGCACGACCTCGACGTCCGGGAGGTCCTCGGCGATTTCGAGCCCCGCCGTGCCCTGGCCGGCGATGATGGCCGCGTCGTCGTAGGGCGGCACGAGGGTCAGCCCGCGTTCGGTGGCCAGTTCGTGCGCTTTGGCCTCGTGTTCGCCGATCGGCACCTCGATCACCTCGGCGCCGTAGGAACGGGTGGCCTCGACCTTGATCCGCGGCGCGACATCCGGCACGACGATCACCGCCGGCACCCCGTACCGCTGCGCGGCGTACGCGACTGCCTGCGCGTGGTTGCCGCTCGAGTAGGCGATGACACCGCGGGTACGCCGTTCCTCGTCGAGGGTGGCGATCGCGTTGAACGCGCCCCGCACCTTGAACGCGCCGACCGGTTGGAGGCTTTCGGGTTTGAGCCACAGGGTTCCGCGGGGATCCCACGTCTGGAGCAACAGGGGCGTGCGCACGGCGACATCTCGGACGCGCTCCGCGGCGGCCTCGATGTCAGAGATCGTCACCAGTTCCATGTGCCGAGTATGTCAAGAAAACGCCCGCCGCGGAGTGTCTAAAATGGACAGTTGGAGTGGTGCTCCTCACGCTCCGGCAACGCGGGGAGTGCTTCGCACGCCTTACACGTTGAACAGGGGAGAACACGGACTACCAGATCGGGATCATGACGAAGGAGAACGCAGCGGCTTCCGAAGCGAAGGAAGAGAAGTCCGGCCTGAGGATCGCGCAGGTGCTGGCGGCGGCGCTCGCGGCGGTGACGGCGGCGCTGCTGGGCTCGACGCTCGGTGTGGCGGGCACGGTGGTCGGCGCCGGCGTGGCGAGCGTGGTGTCGACGGTCGGCAGCGAACTGTACCTGCGCTCGTTGCAGCGCACCCGCGAGGCGGCGCTCAAGGCGCGCCAGCTGGCGACGTCCGGCATCCGGCGGCGGGTGCCCGAGGTGCCGTCGGCGGCGGAGGTGCCGATCACGGACCAGCCGACGGTCCGGCTGAAGCCACCTGAGGAGACCCCCGCACGGCTGTCCGACCGGCTGCGGAAACTGCGCTGGCCGTTGATCATCGGCACGAGCGTGGTCGCGTTCGCGGTGGCGATCGTGGCGATGGTGGGCGTGGACGCGGCCACCGACGGCAAGGTGGCGGGCGGAACGGGCACGGGCATCGGCAAGATCTTCGGCGGCGGCGGAAGCGGCCGGCCGGACCCCACCCCGTCGAAGACCCCGCCGACGTCGACGGACGACACCCAGGTGTCCCCGACGGGGACGACCACCACCCCGACGCAGACGTCGACGGCCCCGACGACGTCGACGGAGTCCCCGACGCCGACCCCGAGCACGACGACGCAGCAGCCGTCGACCTCCGCCCCGGCGACGACGACCGCGCCGACCAGCAAGGCCGCCGCCCCGACGCCGACTCCGTGACCGGGTCAGGGCAGGCAGGCCCGCAGCGCCCGGGCCGCGGCGGCCGGGTCCTCGGCTTCGGTGATCGCCCGGACCACCACGATGCGTGACGCCCCGGCGTCGAGGACCTCCGGCAGCCGGGGCTGATCGATTCCGCCGATCGCGAACCAGGGGCGGGTCACCGCCGACGCCGCCACCGAGCGGACCAGGTCCAGGCCCGGCGCCGGGCGTCCCGGCTTCGTCGGCGTCGGCCAGCACGGGCCCGTGCAGAAGTAGTCCACTCCCGGCTCCCCGGCGGCCGCCAGTGCCTGCTCGACCGAGTGCGTCGACCGGCCGATCACCACCTCGTCGCCGAGGATCCGGCGGGCCAGTGGCACCGGGATGTCGTCCTGGCCGAGGTGGAGCACGTCGGCGCCGACCGCCAGCGCCACGTCCGCCCGGTCGTTCACCGACAGCAGCGCGCCGTGCCGCGCGCACGCCTCCGCCAGCACCTCCAGCGCCGCTATCTCGCCCTTCGCCTCCAAGGCGCCGGTCTTGTCGCGCAGCTGGATGACGTCGACGCCGCCGGCCAGCGCCGCGTCGGCGAAGGAGGCCAGGTCGCCGCGGTCGGTTCGGGCGTCCGTGCACAGGTACAGGCGCGCGGCGTCGAGCCGGGCGCGGATCTTGTCACCGGAAAGGGCGGGCATAGCGGCGACCGTACCCCGCGCGTTAGGGTGGAGGCGTCCGCACGGGAGCCCGGGGCACGGGCTGAGAGGGAGCTGCCGCTCCGACCGTGGAACCTGATCCGGGTCATGCCGGCGCAGGGAGCGTGATTCCCATGACGAACAACCTGGCAGTGGTCGGCGGCGGCGTGATCGGCCTGTCCGCGGCGTGGCGCGCGGCGCGCACCGGCCGCGAAGTCACCCTGTACGACCCCGAACCCGTCCGCGGCGGCGCGTCCTGGCTCGCCGGCGGCATGCTCGCCCCCGTCACCGAGGCCTGGCCGGGCGAGGAGGACGTGCTCCGCCTCGGCGAGGAGTCCCTGCGCCGCTGGCCCGGCTTCGCCCGCGACCTCGGGAAAGAAGGCGTCGACCCCGGCCTGGCCGAGCACGGGACGCTGGTGGTCGCCTTCGACAGCGCCGACGCCGGCCACCTCGACATCCTCGCCGGCTACCTGCACTCGATCGGCCGCGCGGCCGAACGCCTCACCGGCCGGGAGGCCAAGCGGCTGGAACCGGGCGCCGGATCCGTCCGAAGTGGACTGCATGTGCCCGGCGACCTGGCCGTGGACAACCGGAAGCTGCTCGAGGCGCTGCACGCCGCCTGTGTGCGGCACGGCGTCCGGTTCGTCCGCGAACGCGTCGAGACCCTGCCGGACGCCGGTGCCGTCGTGCTCGCCGCGGGCGCGTGGACCGGGCGGCTGCACCCGCGGCTGGCCGGCGCCGTCCGCCCGCTCAAGGGCGAAATCCTCCGGCTCCGGCCGCGTCGCGGCTGCCTGCCGCCGCCGGCGCGCACGATCCGGGCCGTCGTCGAGGGCCGCCCGATCTACCTCGTCCCGCGCGGCGCCTCCGAGCTCGTCCTCGGCGCCACCCAGTACGAGGCCGGGTTCGACCAGTCCGTCACCGCCCGCGGTGTGCGCGAGCTGCTCGAAGGCGCCGAACGCGTCTTCCCCGCGATCACCGAGTACGAGCTGGTCGAGACCGCCGCCGGCCTGCGGGCCGGCAGCCGGGACGTCCTGCCCTACATCGGCGTCCTGGACGACGGCGTCTTCGCCGCGACCGGGCACCACCGCAACGGCCTGCTGATGGCCCCGGTGACCGCGGACGCCGTGGTCGCCTGGCTCGAGGGGGAGGAACCGCCCGAAGGCGTCGACGCGGCGTCCCCCGCCCGCCTGCACCAGAAGGAGCACGTGTGATGGAGATCAAGCTCAACGGCCAGTGGACGGAGTTCCCGGACGGCGCGACCGTCGCCGACGTCCTGGACGCCTCGGGCGGGCAGCGGCCCGGCATCGCCGTCGCGGTCGACGGCGTCGTCGTCCGCCGCACCGACTGGCCGACGACCACCGTGCCCAAGGGCGCGGGCGTCGACGTGCTCACCGCGGTCCAGGGAGGCTGAAATGTCCGAAGAACCGCTGGTCATCGGGTCCTGCAAGCTGTCGTCCCGGCTGATCATCGGCACCGGCGGCGCGGCCAACCTCGCCGTGCTCGAACGCGCGCTGGTCGCCTCCGGCACCGAGCTGACCACCGTCGCCATGCGCCGCGCCGACGCCGAAGGCGGCTCGGGCGTCCTCGAGCTGCTGCGCCGGCTCGGCATCGAGCTGCTGCCGAACACCGCGGGCTGCCGCACCGCCGCCGAGGCCGTCCTCACCGCGCAGCTCGCGCGGGAGGCGCTGGAAACCGACCTGATCAAGCTCGAGGTGCACGCCGACGACCGCACGCTGCTGCCGGACCCGATCGAGACGCTCGACGCCGCCGAACGGCTGGCCGCCGACGGGTTCACCGTGTTCGCCTACACGAACGACGACCCGGTGCTCGCGCTGCGCCTGGAGGAGGCCGGCTGCGCGGCGGTGATGCCGCTGGGCGCGCCGATCGGCACCGGCCTCGGCATCCGGAATCCGCACAACATCGAGCTGATCGTCGCGCGGGCGGGCGTCCCGGTGATCCTGGACGCCGGAATCGGTACGGCCTCGGACGCGACGCTGGCGATGGAGCTGGGCTGCGACGCCGTCCTGCTGTCCACCGCCGTCACCCGGGCGGCGGACCCCGAACGGATGGCCGCGGCCATGCGCGCGGCCGTCGTCGCCGGTCACCTGGCCAGGGGCGCGGGGCGGGTGCCGCAGCGGTTCTGGGCCCAGGCGTCGAGTCCACCCCGGTGAACGCGGGTGGCTTAACGCCGAACGTGCACGGCGAGCACGTAAGGTGGACGGCACTTTCCGGCGCATCCGCGGCGGGGCAGGGCAGAAGGAGCCAGCCGTGACCAGCACCTCGGTCCAGGACGTCTCGGGCAGGTTGTACCTCGCCGTGGGCAGGCTGTCCCGGTCACTGCGCCAGGCCGGCGTGCCCGGCCCCGGCCACGGCGCCATCTCGGCGCTCGCGACGCTGGTGCACGCGGGCCAGCTCCGGCTCGGCGACCTCGCGGCCAAGGAAGGCGTCGCGGCGGCCACGATGTCGCGGATCATCGCGTCCCTGGTCGAGGCGGGGTACGTCAGCCGCGAATCCGACCCGGTCGACCGCCGGGCGTGGCTGGCGAAGGCGACGGAGGAGGGCGAGCGGCTCGTCTCGGGCGTCCGGTCGACGCGGGTGCAGGAGCTGAACCGGCGCCTCGACCGCCTTTCGCCGGAGCACCGCGAAGCCCTGACGGCGGCGATCCCGGCGCTGGAAGCCCTGATCGCGGACGACTAACGGTCCTCCGGAGCCAGCCGCCAGAACGCCGAGACCGGGCCGACCTTCGCGCCCATCGGGTAGGCGTGCTCGACGGCGTGCGAGACGAACCACTTGCCGTAGCGGGCCGCGTCCTCGACGGACATCCCCTTCGCGAGGCCGGCCGTCAGCGCCGAAGCCATCGTGTCGCCCGCGCCGTGGGTGTGCGGGGTCGCGTAGCGCTGTCCCGGTAGCTCCACGAACGTGGAGCCGTCGAAGAGCAGGTCGACGCACTCCGGGTCGGCCTGCAGGTGGCCGCTCTTGACCAGCACGTAGCGCGGGCCCATCCGGTGCAGCACCACCGCGGCCGTGTGCATGCCTTCGCGGTCGGTCACCGTCATGCCGGTGAGCAGGCGGACTTCGTCGAGGTTCGGCGTCAGGACCGTCGCGCGCGGCAGCAGCTCGTCGCGCAGGGCCACCAGGCCGGCTTCGTCGAACAGCGGGTGCCCGTGCATCGACGCCGCGACCGGGTCGACGACGAACGGGATCTTCTCGTCGCGTCCGATCCCGGCCTTGTCACACGCGGCCGCGACGGCGTGGATGATCCCGGCCGACGCCAGCATGCCCGTCTTCGCCGCGCCGACACCCATGTCCGCCGCGACGGCTTCGATCTGCCCGGCCACGATGTGCGGCGGCAGGTCGGCGCGGTCGTGCACGCCCAGGGTGTTCTGGACGGTGACGGCGGTGACCGCGACCAAGCCGTGCACGCCGCAGGTCAGGAAGGTGCGCAGGTCCGCCTGCAGCCCGGCGGCGCCGCCGGAGTCCGACCCCGCGATGGTGAGCGCGGAGGGAGGGCTCGAGGTCATCTTCTACCCGACTTCTGGTCTAGTCCATCCATGCCGCCGCCACCACCCGCAACGGGGACGCTTCGCGTCACAGTATTGGATCAGCGGCCGCTTTTGCTTCACCGACAGTCAACCACGGTGGCACATTGTGGGGGCTACTCACCAGTTCGAAGGAGCCTGGATGAAGCTCTTCTCGGTGGCACTCCTCACGGCGGCGCTCACGCTCTCCGGGGCCACGGCCGCGAACGCCGACAGCCCGAAGCTTTCCCACGTCACGACGGTCGGCGTGCACAACACGTACGACCCGGCGGCCTACGACTACCTCGCCCGCGCGCTCGACGCGGGTTCGTCGCTGATCGAGCTGGACGTCTGGCCGGACTTCTTCACGCACGAGTGGAAGGTCAGCCACTCGAACCCGCTGGGGAACCAGAACAACTGCGTCGCGGCGACGTCGGCGTCGCAGCTGTACTCCGGTGGCACGAACAAGAACCTCGAATA
Proteins encoded in this region:
- the thiD gene encoding bifunctional hydroxymethylpyrimidine kinase/phosphomethylpyrimidine kinase, giving the protein MTSSPPSALTIAGSDSGGAAGLQADLRTFLTCGVHGLVAVTAVTVQNTLGVHDRADLPPHIVAGQIEAVAADMGVGAAKTGMLASAGIIHAVAAACDKAGIGRDEKIPFVVDPVAASMHGHPLFDEAGLVALRDELLPRATVLTPNLDEVRLLTGMTVTDREGMHTAAVVLHRMGPRYVLVKSGHLQADPECVDLLFDGSTFVELPGQRYATPHTHGAGDTMASALTAGLAKGMSVEDAARYGKWFVSHAVEHAYPMGAKVGPVSAFWRLAPEDR
- a CDS encoding MarR family winged helix-turn-helix transcriptional regulator, with amino-acid sequence MTSTSVQDVSGRLYLAVGRLSRSLRQAGVPGPGHGAISALATLVHAGQLRLGDLAAKEGVAAATMSRIIASLVEAGYVSRESDPVDRRAWLAKATEEGERLVSGVRSTRVQELNRRLDRLSPEHREALTAAIPALEALIADD
- the thiS gene encoding sulfur carrier protein ThiS, with the translated sequence MEIKLNGQWTEFPDGATVADVLDASGGQRPGIAVAVDGVVVRRTDWPTTTVPKGAGVDVLTAVQGG
- the thiE gene encoding thiamine phosphate synthase, whose product is MPALSGDKIRARLDAARLYLCTDARTDRGDLASFADAALAGGVDVIQLRDKTGALEAKGEIAALEVLAEACARHGALLSVNDRADVALAVGADVLHLGQDDIPVPLARRILGDEVVIGRSTHSVEQALAAAGEPGVDYFCTGPCWPTPTKPGRPAPGLDLVRSVAASAVTRPWFAIGGIDQPRLPEVLDAGASRIVVVRAITEAEDPAAAARALRACLP
- the thiO gene encoding glycine oxidase ThiO, coding for MTNNLAVVGGGVIGLSAAWRAARTGREVTLYDPEPVRGGASWLAGGMLAPVTEAWPGEEDVLRLGEESLRRWPGFARDLGKEGVDPGLAEHGTLVVAFDSADAGHLDILAGYLHSIGRAAERLTGREAKRLEPGAGSVRSGLHVPGDLAVDNRKLLEALHAACVRHGVRFVRERVETLPDAGAVVLAAGAWTGRLHPRLAGAVRPLKGEILRLRPRRGCLPPPARTIRAVVEGRPIYLVPRGASELVLGATQYEAGFDQSVTARGVRELLEGAERVFPAITEYELVETAAGLRAGSRDVLPYIGVLDDGVFAATGHHRNGLLMAPVTADAVVAWLEGEEPPEGVDAASPARLHQKEHV
- a CDS encoding threonine ammonia-lyase, giving the protein MELVTISDIEAAAERVRDVAVRTPLLLQTWDPRGTLWLKPESLQPVGAFKVRGAFNAIATLDEERRTRGVIAYSSGNHAQAVAYAAQRYGVPAVIVVPDVAPRIKVEATRSYGAEVIEVPIGEHEAKAHELATERGLTLVPPYDDAAIIAGQGTAGLEIAEDLPDVEVVLVPVSGGGLAAGVGTAIKARAPRARVIGVEPALAADTAEGLRLGRQVDWPQADRARTIADGLRAQPSELTFAHLRKVVDDMVTVTEDEIREAMRTLARKARLVAEPSGAVTTAAYLSHAGELPPGRTVALVSGGNADPAMFAEILAG
- a CDS encoding thiazole synthase, with product MSEEPLVIGSCKLSSRLIIGTGGAANLAVLERALVASGTELTTVAMRRADAEGGSGVLELLRRLGIELLPNTAGCRTAAEAVLTAQLAREALETDLIKLEVHADDRTLLPDPIETLDAAERLAADGFTVFAYTNDDPVLALRLEEAGCAAVMPLGAPIGTGLGIRNPHNIELIVARAGVPVILDAGIGTASDATLAMELGCDAVLLSTAVTRAADPERMAAAMRAAVVAGHLARGAGRVPQRFWAQASSPPR